The genomic window CAATTGCGCGATCGCGGCGTGGAACACATCGAGCGCGAAGTGTTCGAGTCATCCCTGCGCAGCGCGCGCGCCACGCTTGAAGGGCTCGGCTGGCCAGCGTACGAAGCACGCGAAACGGCAATGCGGTTTCGCGCCCGGAACATCAAACTGATGGACGCGACCTATCCGCACTACAAGGACCGGGCCAAGGTGATCGCCGTGGCCAAGGAGGGTCGTCAGCAGTTCGAAGAGCAGATGACGAAGGAACGCGAGGAGCGGCAGAAGCGGTCGGGGATCGACTGGGGGAAGCTGGAATCGGAGGAAGAGCAGAGCTTGCCCTGAGGGATCCGGGACTGCGCGGACCGATCAGCGCACAGGGGCCCTCAGCTGGCAACCACCTGATCCAGCCTCAACAACCGCACCGCATTCCCCTTCAAGATCCCCGGCACCACTTCCGGCTTGAACCCCGCCCCTTCGAAGTCTTTCAGCCACTTGTCGGGTGTGATGAGCGGGTAGTCGCTGGCAAAAAGAATCCGGTCTTTGAGCAACGTGTTGGCGTACTGCACCAACTGCTTCGGAAAGTATTTCGGGCTCCAGCCAGACAGGTCGATCCACACGTTGGGCTTGTGCGTCGCCACGCTCAAGGCTTCGTCTTGCCACGGAAAACTGGGGTGCGCCATGACGATCTGCATGTCCGGAAAGTCGATGGCCACATCGTCCAGATGCATGGGGTTGCTGTACTCCAGGCGCAGTCCGCCGCCGCAACGCATGCCCGAGCCGATGCCGCTGTGGCCGGTGTGAAAAACGGCGGGCAAGCCGTACTCAGCAATGATTTCGTACAGCGGCCATGCCATCTTGTCGTACGGGTGAAACGCTTGCATCGTGGGGTGAAACTTGAAGCCCTTCACACCGTA from Variovorax sp. PAMC28562 includes these protein-coding regions:
- a CDS encoding amidohydrolase family protein — encoded protein: MDHANLVAIDTHTHAEISCWNPFDNYGEEYDRAADKYFKAGKRPTIQESIDHYRERKIGLVMFMVDAESNTGRRRIPNEEIAEAAQKNSDIMIAFASIDPHKGKMGAREARRLIEDYGVKGFKFHPTMQAFHPYDKMAWPLYEIIAEYGLPAVFHTGHSGIGSGMRCGGGLRLEYSNPMHLDDVAIDFPDMQIVMAHPSFPWQDEALSVATHKPNVWIDLSGWSPKYFPKQLVQYANTLLKDRILFASDYPLITPDKWLKDFEGAGFKPEVVPGILKGNAVRLLRLDQVVAS